The Peribacillus sp. FSL E2-0218 genome contains a region encoding:
- a CDS encoding organic hydroperoxide resistance protein, which translates to MKPLYTATVTVHGGREGHVKSEDGILDFDVRSPKELGGSGEKATNPEQLFAAGYAACFDSALNLVLQKEKKKADTSVTSNVTIGKDEQDGGFKLAVRLDISIPDLSKEEAQDFVKKAHATCPYSKATRGNVDVTLNLV; encoded by the coding sequence TTGAAACCACTATATACAGCTACAGTTACCGTACACGGAGGACGAGAAGGACATGTTAAGTCAGAGGACGGAATCCTTGACTTCGATGTCAGATCACCTAAGGAACTAGGCGGTTCCGGTGAAAAGGCAACGAACCCTGAACAATTATTTGCAGCTGGCTATGCTGCCTGCTTTGATAGTGCCTTGAATCTTGTCCTGCAAAAGGAAAAGAAAAAAGCCGATACTTCCGTGACGTCAAATGTCACGATCGGTAAAGATGAGCAAGACGGAGGCTTTAAATTGGCTGTAAGGCTGGATATTTCGATTCCTGACCTGAGCAAGGAAGAAGCCCAAGACTTTGTCAAAAAGGCCCATGCGACTTGCCCATACTCAAAAGCAACTCGCGGGAATGTCGACGTTACCCTTAATTTGGTATAA
- a CDS encoding DUF6449 domain-containing protein — translation MSSRIPWPNRELIIYIFRSTGWIGFLYLIGLMFALPLQILTYILNEKNEFVEFENLFSSQQMIQFVLVIVIPVLLAIFLFRFLQIKQASDFIHSLPITRRTVYLHMVGMGFLFLALPIIFTGSILILFQSAIDIERLFSLADIWSWMGITFILEAVIFSVAVFIGMITGLSALQGLLTYIFLALPVGLFVLFAANMKFFLTGFSADYYLRTNLTGISPLLAATEMEKITFFSSQTVIYALLTLLLSFLSLVIYQRRKLEHVSQAFVFPKLKPLFQFGLTICMLLFSGFYFSETTGERGWIFFGYVIGSLFGYYLGEIVLQKTWRIKFKLKGYLVFTMIIIVLAIILKIDPIQYKSNIPDKREISQIYIGSSPLYFEDETTYIGPTFLKEKGNIEAVTLLHQEIIEKGKTVSVGELNDGQSVFIMYQLKDGKRIAREYHLQNYESYLPLLAKIYESSEYKKTVNELLNVAAKDVTNIRIKASGQVDKSVTIKDGHQLQEAVQALSEDLKNQSLSQMTNSFGDYATIDIYLENNKIIYMNWDSSFTQFSKWMEQTGKADEARLVASDISYILIAKTDSPIYNSVSAEELARQIEQKPNRLKINTLSEIDTLIANAQVEWSGEYVAVYHYKDSRDVDIKSFSGDHVPDFVLDHFNE, via the coding sequence ATGTCATCCAGAATACCCTGGCCTAATCGGGAACTGATCATCTATATTTTCAGAAGTACCGGCTGGATTGGCTTTCTCTATTTAATTGGCCTCATGTTTGCACTCCCTTTGCAAATATTGACGTATATTTTGAATGAAAAAAATGAATTCGTGGAATTTGAAAACCTTTTCTCCAGTCAGCAAATGATCCAATTTGTCCTGGTCATCGTTATTCCAGTCTTACTTGCAATCTTTCTCTTTCGTTTTTTACAGATAAAACAAGCATCGGACTTTATTCATAGTTTACCCATCACTAGACGTACCGTATATCTTCATATGGTCGGGATGGGCTTTTTGTTCTTAGCCTTGCCCATTATATTCACCGGTTCAATTTTGATCTTGTTCCAATCTGCCATAGATATTGAAAGACTGTTTTCGCTGGCGGATATTTGGTCCTGGATGGGAATTACATTCATTTTGGAAGCGGTCATCTTTTCCGTTGCCGTTTTTATAGGAATGATAACGGGGTTATCGGCTCTGCAAGGCTTGCTGACTTATATATTTCTAGCACTGCCTGTCGGCTTATTTGTGTTGTTTGCAGCAAATATGAAGTTTTTTTTAACAGGATTTTCTGCGGATTACTATTTAAGGACCAACCTGACAGGAATTTCTCCCTTGTTGGCTGCAACCGAGATGGAGAAAATCACATTTTTCTCCTCTCAAACAGTGATCTATGCTTTATTGACCTTGCTTTTGTCGTTTCTGTCGCTGGTCATCTACCAAAGGAGGAAGCTGGAACATGTTTCGCAGGCCTTTGTTTTCCCGAAGCTCAAGCCATTATTCCAATTCGGTCTGACGATTTGCATGCTACTGTTTTCAGGATTTTATTTTAGCGAAACGACCGGTGAAAGGGGCTGGATTTTCTTCGGATATGTCATCGGCTCTTTGTTCGGATATTATTTAGGGGAAATCGTCCTGCAAAAGACTTGGCGAATCAAGTTCAAGCTGAAAGGCTATCTAGTATTTACGATGATCATCATTGTTTTGGCGATCATTTTGAAAATAGATCCCATTCAGTATAAGTCCAACATTCCGGATAAAAGGGAAATCAGCCAGATCTATATTGGCAGCTCCCCTTTGTATTTTGAGGATGAAACCACATATATCGGTCCCACTTTCCTTAAAGAGAAGGGAAACATAGAGGCGGTCACGTTATTGCATCAAGAAATTATCGAAAAGGGGAAAACAGTTTCCGTCGGTGAATTGAATGACGGCCAATCGGTATTCATCATGTATCAACTAAAGGATGGAAAACGGATAGCGAGAGAGTATCATTTGCAAAACTATGAATCGTACCTGCCGTTACTGGCGAAAATTTATGAATCGAGTGAATATAAAAAAACGGTGAATGAATTGCTGAATGTGGCAGCTAAAGATGTCACTAACATAAGGATAAAAGCGAGCGGGCAAGTGGATAAATCCGTCACGATCAAGGATGGCCATCAGCTCCAAGAAGCCGTCCAGGCACTGTCCGAGGATCTCAAAAATCAGTCGCTCTCACAAATGACGAATTCTTTCGGTGACTATGCCACGATTGATATATATTTGGAAAATAACAAAATCATCTATATGAATTGGGATTCCTCTTTCACTCAGTTTTCCAAATGGATGGAGCAAACCGGTAAAGCAGACGAAGCACGACTAGTGGCTAGTGACATCTCCTATATTCTGATTGCCAAGACAGATTCGCCCATTTATAATTCGGTCTCGGCAGAGGAGCTCGCCCGACAAATCGAACAAAAACCCAACCGATTGAAAATCAACACCCTTTCAGAAATCGATACGCTCATTGCCAACGCCCAAGTTGAGTGGAGTGGTGAATATGTAGCTGTTTATCATTATAAAGATAGCAGGGACGTGGATATCAAGAGTTTTTCCGGCGACCATGTACCCGATTTCGTTTTGGACCATTTTAATGAATGA
- a CDS encoding ABC transporter ATP-binding protein produces the protein MIEIKQVSKLYEGKEAIRNVTLAIGKGTIFGLLGSNGAGKTTLLKMLSGNLIQDSGEVLIDRLHVFENREVKNRCFFLPDTPYFLANYTILQMALFYSGVYRKWNEERFYQLQEIFPIPLQYKIHKLSKGMQRQVAFWLALATMPEVLILDEPFDGLDPVMRKNVRQLLVQDVAERDMTILISSHNLREIEDLADHVGILHNGKLVIQKDLADLKADVHKVQIAFKHKIPHGIYRGIQILDKQRQGSVIVCIVKGKEPSIKAHFNQFQPDIFDMLPLTLEEIFIYEMGDIGYVIQNTLA, from the coding sequence ATGATTGAAATAAAGCAGGTGAGTAAGTTATATGAAGGGAAAGAAGCGATCAGGAACGTCACCTTGGCTATAGGAAAAGGCACCATATTCGGTTTGCTGGGTTCCAATGGGGCAGGGAAAACGACTCTTTTAAAAATGCTTTCAGGCAACCTGATTCAGGATAGTGGTGAGGTACTGATTGACCGATTACATGTTTTCGAAAACCGTGAAGTGAAAAATCGTTGTTTCTTCCTTCCTGATACGCCTTATTTCTTGGCTAACTATACGATCTTGCAAATGGCCCTTTTTTATAGCGGTGTTTACCGTAAGTGGAACGAAGAACGCTTCTATCAACTGCAGGAAATATTCCCGATACCCCTCCAATATAAAATACATAAACTTTCAAAGGGGATGCAGAGACAGGTTGCTTTTTGGCTCGCCCTCGCTACGATGCCTGAAGTTCTGATATTGGACGAGCCTTTTGATGGGTTAGATCCGGTCATGCGGAAAAATGTGAGACAGTTATTGGTTCAGGATGTTGCTGAAAGGGACATGACGATCTTGATTTCTTCCCATAATCTCCGGGAAATTGAAGATCTGGCGGATCATGTAGGAATCTTACATAACGGCAAGCTTGTTATCCAAAAAGATCTGGCTGATTTAAAAGCGGATGTACACAAAGTGCAAATTGCCTTTAAACATAAAATTCCTCACGGGATTTACCGCGGAATCCAAATTCTTGACAAGCAAAGACAAGGAAGTGTGATCGTGTGCATCGTTAAAGGAAAGGAACCGAGCATCAAAGCGCACTTCAATCAGTTTCAACCTGACATCTTCGATATGCTTCCCCTTACTTTAGAGGAGATATTCATTTATGAAATGGGGGATATAGGTTATGTCATCCAGAATACCCTGGCCTAA
- the cspD gene encoding cold-shock protein CspD — translation MTVTGKVKWFNSDKGFGFIEVPDGDDVFVHFSAIQGDGFKTLDEGQEVEFEIEEGNRGPQAKNVVKL, via the coding sequence ATGACAGTAACTGGCAAGGTAAAATGGTTTAATAGTGACAAAGGGTTTGGATTCATTGAAGTTCCGGACGGAGATGATGTATTCGTACATTTTTCTGCGATTCAGGGAGATGGTTTCAAAACACTTGATGAAGGACAAGAGGTCGAGTTTGAGATTGAAGAAGGTAACCGTGGACCTCAAGCAAAAAACGTCGTAAAACTATAA
- a CDS encoding GntR family transcriptional regulator, producing the protein MIELDVQSRKPIYEQLMDKFKELMINEVLLEHNQLPSIRLLAQELTINPNTIQKAYKQLESDGYIYTLPGKGNFVAPPKSIKNSLKEVKIRNELEKVLAEAMYIGIEKHEIHRLVKDISPLRKGGDS; encoded by the coding sequence ATGATCGAGTTGGATGTTCAAAGCAGGAAACCCATATATGAGCAATTGATGGATAAATTTAAGGAACTAATGATCAATGAGGTTTTACTGGAGCACAACCAGCTTCCATCGATCCGATTATTGGCACAGGAATTGACCATCAATCCCAATACCATTCAGAAAGCTTACAAACAGCTTGAATCTGACGGATATATATATACACTGCCCGGAAAAGGGAATTTCGTCGCCCCTCCTAAATCCATCAAGAATTCCTTGAAGGAAGTGAAAATCAGAAACGAGCTTGAAAAAGTGCTTGCTGAAGCTATGTATATCGGCATCGAGAAACATGAAATCCATCGATTGGTAAAAGATATCAGTCCATTGAGAAAGGGGGGAGATTCATGA
- a CDS encoding FtsW/RodA/SpoVE family cell cycle protein, whose product MKRIIKAYDFPIFIAVVLLCLFGLVMIYSSSMITAVARYKEPMDFFFEKQKMAFIISFLAMIVTMILPYKMYKNKNFLMLMMLGMAGILLLLFIFGHTAGNATSWFKIGTKSIQPAEFSKLAMIIYLAAIYGKRQDRINSIDKAVIPPIFFLVFICFLIGIQPDYGTAAVIFLISSTMIISSGMSFKSIFKLSLITSIFVAIFALGIILTGNLSSVFSENKVSRFTGFADPFGQEGGNGYQLVNSLYAIGSGGLTGVGLGDSVQKYGYLPESHTDFIISVIAEELGIFGVGFVLLTLGFIVLRGFILSAKCKDPFGSLLLIGISSMIGIQVGINIGGATGLIPITGITLPFISYGGSSLLLLMISMGIFQNVIMRMNLLEQKEKVISIPKDEIASTK is encoded by the coding sequence GTGAAAAGAATAATTAAAGCATACGACTTCCCTATTTTCATTGCTGTCGTATTACTCTGTTTGTTTGGTTTAGTGATGATTTATAGCTCGAGCATGATCACGGCTGTCGCTCGATACAAGGAGCCCATGGATTTCTTCTTTGAGAAACAAAAAATGGCTTTTATCATCTCATTTTTAGCAATGATCGTGACGATGATTCTTCCTTATAAGATGTACAAAAACAAAAACTTCTTGATGCTTATGATGTTGGGAATGGCCGGTATCCTTTTGCTGCTCTTTATCTTTGGCCATACAGCTGGGAATGCCACAAGCTGGTTTAAGATAGGAACAAAATCGATACAGCCAGCAGAATTTTCGAAGCTTGCCATGATCATTTATCTTGCAGCCATTTACGGAAAAAGGCAGGATCGAATCAACAGCATTGATAAAGCCGTCATCCCCCCGATTTTCTTTCTCGTATTCATTTGTTTTTTAATCGGGATACAACCTGACTATGGAACGGCAGCTGTCATTTTCCTGATTTCAAGTACCATGATCATATCATCTGGCATGTCCTTCAAGAGTATATTCAAGCTCTCTTTGATTACTTCGATATTCGTTGCCATATTTGCATTAGGGATTATTCTGACAGGAAATTTATCATCGGTTTTCTCGGAAAATAAAGTGTCCCGTTTTACAGGGTTTGCAGATCCTTTTGGTCAAGAGGGTGGTAATGGGTACCAACTCGTGAATTCATTGTATGCGATAGGATCAGGGGGCCTTACAGGTGTCGGGCTTGGTGACAGTGTACAAAAATACGGGTACCTGCCTGAATCCCATACGGATTTCATCATTTCCGTCATTGCAGAAGAGCTTGGGATATTCGGAGTGGGCTTCGTTTTATTGACTTTAGGTTTTATCGTCCTTAGAGGATTCATACTCTCAGCAAAGTGTAAAGACCCATTTGGCAGTCTATTATTGATCGGGATCTCTTCCATGATCGGCATACAGGTTGGCATCAATATTGGCGGGGCGACTGGACTGATTCCCATCACAGGGATCACGCTTCCGTTCATCAGCTATGGCGGTTCATCCCTACTGCTGCTCATGATTTCTATGGGGATATTCCAAAATGTCATCATGCGAATGAATCTACTGGAACAGAAAGAAAAGGTCATCTCCATACCAAAGGATGAGATCGCTTCAACTAAATAA
- the nhaC gene encoding Na+/H+ antiporter NhaC, giving the protein MRLDDAKLKLSLPEAICVLAMLFLIIAIGIIHYELVPHIPIIAAILFLFVYGKIKKLPFSIMEAAIVKGAVSGMGAIYIFFFIGMLISIWMASGTIPTIMFYGFDWMSGKYFYAVTFLVCSLIGLCIGSSLTTSATIGVAFIGMASALDLSLAITAGAIISGAFLGDKMSPLSDSTNLASGTVGVPLFEHINNMQWTTIPGFLLSLIFFYFLSPNVKLSRVEEIEAMTKALEMETNISVWSLIPFVIILVMALKKVSAIPTLSAGIVSAAVIAFIQTPSMTVAKLADILYGGFVLKSGMAQLDSILSRGGIESMMFSVSMVLLALAMGGLLFELGVIPSILHAVRDSLTSVAKLISATVFAGISVNFLVGEQYLSVILPGKAFQQKYEELGLQPKTLGRVLEDAGTVVNPLVPWGVCGVFLTKVLGVPTLEYAPFAFFCLICPLLSLISGFTKVGIHYK; this is encoded by the coding sequence ATGCGTCTCGATGATGCCAAGCTAAAACTCTCTTTACCTGAAGCTATTTGTGTTTTAGCGATGCTGTTCTTAATTATTGCAATAGGAATCATCCATTATGAACTTGTACCACATATTCCGATTATTGCAGCCATCCTTTTTTTATTCGTTTATGGAAAAATCAAGAAGCTGCCATTTTCGATCATGGAGGCGGCCATCGTCAAAGGTGCAGTATCTGGTATGGGAGCCATCTATATATTCTTTTTCATTGGAATGCTCATTTCGATCTGGATGGCAAGCGGAACAATCCCTACCATCATGTTTTATGGATTTGACTGGATGTCTGGTAAATATTTCTACGCGGTCACATTTCTGGTGTGTTCGTTAATCGGGCTATGCATCGGCAGTTCACTCACAACATCAGCCACGATCGGAGTCGCTTTCATAGGTATGGCGTCGGCGCTGGATCTTTCGCTGGCGATTACAGCCGGTGCAATCATTTCCGGTGCTTTTCTTGGCGACAAAATGTCTCCATTATCCGACTCGACCAACCTTGCTTCGGGAACGGTGGGAGTGCCACTATTTGAACATATTAATAATATGCAGTGGACAACGATTCCGGGTTTTTTACTATCACTTATCTTTTTTTACTTCCTTTCACCGAATGTCAAACTGTCTCGTGTTGAGGAGATAGAAGCCATGACCAAGGCCTTGGAAATGGAAACGAACATTAGCGTATGGAGTTTGATTCCGTTTGTCATCATTCTGGTCATGGCATTGAAAAAAGTGTCGGCGATTCCGACATTGTCAGCTGGAATCGTTTCGGCGGCTGTCATTGCTTTCATCCAAACGCCAAGTATGACGGTTGCAAAACTGGCGGATATTCTATACGGCGGATTTGTGCTGAAGAGCGGGATGGCACAGCTTGACTCCATCCTATCGCGGGGCGGCATTGAAAGTATGATGTTCTCCGTTTCTATGGTGTTGTTGGCTTTGGCGATGGGTGGACTATTGTTTGAATTAGGAGTCATCCCTTCCATCCTGCATGCGGTTCGGGATTCATTGACGAGTGTAGCAAAATTGATTTCAGCTACCGTATTTGCAGGAATCAGCGTGAATTTCCTAGTGGGGGAACAGTATTTGTCAGTTATCCTGCCTGGGAAAGCCTTTCAGCAGAAATATGAAGAGCTAGGGTTACAGCCAAAAACGCTTGGGAGGGTACTTGAAGATGCCGGAACAGTCGTGAATCCACTTGTTCCATGGGGAGTCTGCGGTGTATTCCTGACAAAGGTATTGGGTGTTCCAACGCTTGAATATGCGCCATTTGCATTCTTTTGTTTAATTTGCCCTTTGCTCAGTTTGATTTCGGGCTTTACGAAAGTAGGCATCCACTATAAATGA
- a CDS encoding MFS transporter, translating to MKQNPGKWKGNLGLYFSVPVLSWALYDFANTIFSSNINTIFFPFFLQEQIGDNAVLDQIASTFISYANAMASLFLVLFSPLFGVMIDRTGKMKKYIVIFTLISVISTFFMGVFGGASFDRLFLGIPVSLAIVILLFVIAKFFYHSSLVFYDTMMSDLGTKEQMPLISGFGVAVGYLGTLVGLSIYPFISKGSSHEAFMPTAILFLVFSLPLFFFVKETPKPQKAKQPFISGYKEIKATFKEMRSYRSIFTFMIAYFFLNDAIATTIGMMAVYAKTVVGFSSSGFILLYLVSTISSIAGSFLFGYITQSKGPRLAVTYVGMLLLVALFIAVFAQTALWFWVAGSMFGVSLGSMWVTSRTYIIELTPKKKRGQFFGLFAFSGKVSSIIGPLLYGTITLVFHELGTLASRMALGSLIIMAVIGLGFLFKLKKLEEVK from the coding sequence ATGAAACAGAACCCTGGAAAGTGGAAGGGGAATCTTGGTTTATATTTTTCGGTTCCCGTTCTCTCTTGGGCATTATACGATTTTGCCAATACGATCTTTTCTTCAAATATCAATACGATTTTCTTTCCGTTTTTCCTGCAGGAGCAAATTGGGGATAATGCTGTTCTTGATCAAATTGCCAGTACCTTCATTTCCTACGCAAATGCGATGGCCAGTTTATTTCTTGTTTTGTTTTCACCGTTGTTTGGCGTCATGATCGATCGAACCGGAAAGATGAAAAAATATATCGTGATTTTTACACTCATTTCCGTTATAAGCACATTTTTCATGGGGGTTTTCGGGGGAGCCTCGTTTGATCGACTGTTCCTTGGCATTCCCGTTTCCTTGGCCATTGTCATTCTATTATTTGTTATCGCTAAGTTTTTCTATCATTCCAGTCTCGTTTTCTATGATACGATGATGAGCGATTTAGGTACGAAAGAGCAAATGCCGCTTATATCGGGATTTGGCGTGGCCGTTGGCTACCTAGGAACGTTAGTGGGGCTGTCCATTTATCCATTCATCAGTAAAGGAAGCTCACATGAAGCCTTCATGCCTACGGCCATTTTGTTTCTCGTTTTTTCCCTTCCCTTGTTCTTTTTTGTGAAGGAGACGCCAAAACCGCAAAAAGCAAAACAACCGTTCATATCCGGTTATAAGGAAATCAAGGCAACATTCAAAGAGATGAGGTCCTATCGCTCGATATTCACTTTCATGATCGCCTATTTCTTTTTAAACGACGCCATTGCGACGACGATTGGCATGATGGCTGTCTATGCCAAGACTGTCGTGGGATTTTCCTCAAGCGGGTTCATTTTGCTTTACTTGGTATCGACGATATCGAGTATTGCCGGCTCTTTCCTTTTTGGATATATCACACAGTCGAAGGGACCTCGGCTTGCTGTGACATATGTGGGGATGCTGCTCTTGGTCGCTTTATTTATCGCGGTATTCGCACAAACCGCTCTTTGGTTCTGGGTTGCAGGGAGTATGTTTGGCGTTTCGCTTGGCTCGATGTGGGTGACCTCAAGGACGTATATCATTGAACTGACGCCCAAGAAGAAGAGAGGTCAATTCTTTGGATTATTTGCTTTCTCTGGAAAGGTTTCTTCCATAATTGGCCCTCTATTATATGGAACGATTACGTTGGTTTTTCATGAGCTTGGGACATTGGCGAGCCGGATGGCATTGGGGTCACTGATCATCATGGCGGTCATAGGACTGGGCTTTTTGTTCAAGTTGAAGAAATTGGAAGAAGTCAAATGA
- a CDS encoding peptide chain release factor 3, which produces MTTLKDEVQSRRTFAIISHPDAGKTTLTEKLLLFGGAIRDAGTVKARKTGKYATSDWMEIEKQRGISVTSSVMQFDYDDFRVNILDTPGHQDFSEDTYRTLMAVDSAVMIIDSAKGIEDQTVKLFKVCRMRGIPIFTFINKMDRQGKMPLELLAELEEVLGIETYPMNWPIGMGKDFVGIYDRFNNRIEQFKTEGEERFLPLNAEGELEIDHELKDSQLYEQTLEEIMLLTEAGNQFSEESIANGKLSPVFFGSALTTFGVQTFLDAYLQFAPAPQARMTTSGEMSPVSNDFSGFIFKIQANMNPKHRDRIAFLRICSGKFERGMSVNLSRTGKPINLSSSTQFMADDRNTVNEAVSGDIIGLYDTGNYQIGDTITTSKDMFQFERLPQFTPELFMRVTAKNVMKQKHFHKGINQLVQEGAIQLFKTVRMEEYLLGAVGQLQFEVFEHRMRNEYNVEVLMERMGSKITRWAEDEKLDENLHSSRSILVKDRFDKYAFLFENEFALRWFQDKNPDVELYNPMDLK; this is translated from the coding sequence ATGACTACATTAAAAGATGAGGTTCAATCGCGTCGGACCTTCGCAATCATCTCCCACCCGGATGCCGGGAAAACGACTTTGACCGAAAAATTATTGCTGTTTGGCGGTGCGATTCGCGATGCCGGAACAGTTAAAGCGAGAAAAACTGGCAAGTATGCAACAAGTGACTGGATGGAGATTGAAAAACAACGTGGAATTTCCGTTACATCCTCCGTCATGCAGTTCGATTACGATGATTTCCGGGTGAATATTCTTGATACACCAGGTCACCAAGACTTCAGTGAAGACACCTATCGTACGCTGATGGCTGTTGATAGCGCCGTGATGATCATCGATTCGGCAAAAGGAATCGAGGATCAGACGGTTAAATTATTCAAAGTATGCCGCATGAGGGGCATCCCGATTTTCACGTTTATCAACAAAATGGACCGTCAAGGTAAAATGCCGCTCGAGTTGCTTGCCGAGCTTGAAGAGGTATTGGGCATCGAGACATATCCAATGAACTGGCCAATTGGAATGGGAAAAGACTTCGTCGGCATTTACGATAGATTCAACAATCGCATCGAACAGTTCAAGACGGAGGGCGAAGAGCGTTTCCTTCCATTGAATGCTGAAGGTGAACTTGAAATCGACCATGAACTTAAGGATTCCCAGTTGTATGAGCAAACTTTGGAAGAAATCATGCTGCTGACCGAAGCGGGCAACCAATTCTCTGAAGAAAGCATCGCCAATGGCAAATTGAGTCCTGTATTCTTCGGAAGTGCCTTGACGACTTTCGGTGTCCAGACGTTTTTGGATGCTTATCTTCAATTTGCACCAGCTCCTCAAGCACGAATGACGACATCTGGTGAAATGAGCCCTGTCAGTAATGATTTTTCAGGCTTCATTTTCAAGATTCAAGCGAATATGAATCCAAAACACCGTGATCGTATCGCTTTCCTGCGCATCTGCTCCGGTAAATTCGAGCGCGGAATGAGCGTCAACTTGAGCAGGACGGGCAAGCCGATCAATCTTTCTTCTTCAACCCAGTTCATGGCTGATGATCGGAATACGGTAAACGAGGCGGTAAGCGGGGATATCATCGGTTTATATGATACAGGGAACTACCAAATCGGCGACACGATCACAACTAGCAAGGATATGTTCCAATTCGAGAGGTTACCACAATTCACTCCGGAACTATTCATGCGGGTTACGGCTAAGAACGTAATGAAACAAAAACATTTCCATAAAGGAATTAACCAACTGGTCCAAGAAGGGGCAATACAGCTCTTCAAGACGGTCCGGATGGAAGAATATCTCCTTGGAGCCGTCGGGCAGCTTCAATTCGAAGTGTTCGAGCATCGAATGAGGAACGAATACAATGTTGAAGTCCTGATGGAGCGCATGGGCAGTAAAATTACACGCTGGGCCGAAGACGAAAAGCTTGATGAAAATCTTCATAGCTCAAGAAGCATACTTGTTAAAGACCGCTTTGATAAATACGCATTCTTATTTGAAAATGAGTTTGCACTCCGTTGGTTCCAAGATAAAAATCCTGATGTGGAATTATATAATCCCATGGATTTAAAATAA
- a CDS encoding SDR family oxidoreductase: MGHIYFFTGFPGFISNQLIRELVRRDERINKIYLLVLPQQRAKAEKETKRIEDELDGMKIAFEIVMGDITKEHLGFSLEVYHELQQQVTHLFHLAAIYDLAVPEKLARLVNVVGTKQVNEWAKGVIALKRYTYFSTAYVAGMREGCLYEHELKLPMSFRNHYERTKYEAELMVEELKKEIPITIIRPGIVKGHSQTGQTIKFDGPYFILNFLDRLSFLPFFPYISSERETVVNLVPIDYIIQATAFLALYKEGAGKTYHLTDPYPCTAKEIYELFVAELYKKKPKGHVPLSLSKAFLSIRQVRRFLGVEKEALDYFTWKGRFDCSCAQADLIASGIICPGFKEAVPAMVEYYSKHKHDEGHQIKIR; the protein is encoded by the coding sequence ATGGGGCACATTTATTTTTTCACCGGGTTTCCAGGTTTCATCAGTAATCAATTAATCAGGGAGCTAGTTCGGCGTGATGAAAGGATAAATAAGATTTATTTGCTCGTTTTACCTCAGCAAAGGGCAAAAGCAGAAAAGGAGACCAAAAGGATTGAAGATGAATTGGATGGTATGAAAATCGCCTTTGAAATCGTGATGGGGGATATTACGAAGGAGCATCTTGGTTTTTCATTGGAGGTATACCATGAACTTCAGCAACAAGTCACGCATCTTTTCCATCTTGCCGCGATATACGATCTGGCTGTCCCGGAAAAATTGGCCAGGCTTGTCAATGTAGTGGGAACCAAGCAAGTAAACGAATGGGCCAAAGGGGTGATTGCACTTAAGCGATACACCTATTTCAGCACCGCTTATGTAGCGGGGATGCGGGAAGGGTGTTTATACGAGCATGAATTGAAGCTGCCGATGAGCTTCAGGAACCATTATGAACGGACGAAATATGAAGCTGAATTAATGGTAGAGGAGCTTAAAAAAGAAATTCCCATCACGATAATCAGGCCCGGTATCGTAAAGGGACATTCTCAGACAGGGCAAACGATTAAATTCGATGGCCCCTATTTTATCCTTAATTTTCTTGATCGCTTAAGCTTCCTTCCTTTTTTTCCATACATCTCTTCGGAGAGGGAAACGGTCGTAAACCTTGTTCCAATCGATTATATTATACAGGCAACTGCATTTCTGGCATTATATAAAGAAGGTGCAGGAAAAACCTATCATCTGACCGATCCCTACCCGTGTACGGCTAAGGAAATTTATGAGCTTTTCGTTGCTGAATTGTACAAGAAAAAACCAAAAGGCCATGTCCCTCTGTCACTAAGTAAGGCGTTTTTATCCATACGTCAGGTGCGGAGATTCTTAGGCGTGGAAAAAGAGGCTCTTGATTATTTCACTTGGAAAGGGCGTTTTGACTGCTCTTGTGCGCAAGCGGATTTAATCGCTTCAGGGATCATTTGTCCTGGCTTTAAAGAAGCTGTTCCTGCCATGGTCGAGTATTATTCAAAACACAAACATGATGAAGGGCACCAAATTAAAATAAGGTAA